One window from the genome of Pandoraea fibrosis encodes:
- a CDS encoding SDR family NAD(P)-dependent oxidoreductase yields MKNLFDLTGRVALVTGAASGIGRETTLVLSHLGATVYATDRDEPGVKALVETLPTPGVALAHDVTDAQAWAATIERVGSQSQRLDVLVNNAGIMLKRGFLETSLDDFRHQQRVNVESVFIGMQTSLPLMQRTARDKGALPSIINVASVFGQVAGPTFAAYSASKGAIRLMSKAVAFEFARAGIRVNTIHPGAILTNLSADWDPPKDAAGNVISLEQARANMERIIPLGRMGVTSDIAGCIGFLASDASCYMTGSELTVDGGYTAI; encoded by the coding sequence ATGAAAAATTTGTTCGACCTGACCGGGCGCGTTGCGCTGGTCACTGGCGCAGCATCCGGCATCGGTCGCGAGACGACACTTGTGCTCTCTCACCTTGGCGCAACCGTTTATGCCACCGATCGCGACGAACCGGGCGTCAAAGCCCTGGTGGAAACGTTGCCTACGCCTGGGGTCGCCCTGGCCCACGATGTCACGGATGCGCAGGCCTGGGCCGCGACGATCGAGCGTGTCGGCAGCCAGTCACAGCGGCTCGACGTGCTGGTGAATAACGCCGGCATCATGCTCAAGCGAGGCTTTCTGGAGACCTCGCTGGACGATTTTCGGCACCAGCAGCGCGTCAATGTCGAAAGCGTGTTTATCGGCATGCAGACCTCGCTGCCCCTGATGCAGCGCACCGCTCGTGACAAGGGGGCATTGCCGTCGATCATCAATGTGGCATCGGTGTTCGGTCAGGTGGCCGGCCCGACGTTTGCCGCCTATAGCGCGTCGAAAGGGGCGATCCGTCTGATGTCCAAGGCCGTGGCGTTTGAATTCGCGCGCGCCGGCATCCGAGTCAATACGATCCATCCGGGGGCGATTCTCACCAACCTGAGCGCCGATTGGGACCCGCCCAAGGATGCTGCCGGGAATGTCATCTCGCTTGAGCAGGCACGCGCGAATATGGAACGGATTATCCCGCTTGGCCGCATGGGGGTGACCAGCGACATTGCCGGCTGCATTGGCTTTCTGGCGAGCGACGCCTCTTGCTACATGACCGGAAGCGAACTCACGGTCGACGGCGGCTATACGGCAATCTAA
- a CDS encoding efflux RND transporter permease subunit — translation MAMSPRVADLPVITDPAQFDRNSGSWLERFIFNHRALMVLVCVVMTTFLGWHATRLPVNASFEKMIPSSHPYIKHYFENRDTLRGMGNSLRIVLETTDGDIFDKAYLERLQKINDTVFLMPGVDRAWMRSLWTTSLRWTEITEEGYRGGPVMPDRWDGSPAAIRQLQANIARAGIIGSFVADDLKSSMIVVPLIEKDPESGKPLDYAAFSRQLEKQIRAQEGGPYRIHIVGFAKLVGDLIDGLYAVMAYFAVSILIAAVFVFLYTRCWRSTLLLVASAALGVVWLLGIMQLFGFVLDPYSILVPFLIFAIGLSHGAQKMNGIMQDVGRGTHKYVAARYTFRRLFMAGLTALLTNIVGFAVLMIIDIPVIRDMALTTSIGVTVLIFTKLVLIPVLLSYTGVSERAARRSIRVDASVGGGAAAWIRHRLVGLTERRNAIIMIAIAVALAGTALSVRKHIAIGDLSPGAPELRAESRYNRDSAFLTAHYGLANDQFVVMMKTPPGECFAYDNVVEIDRLGAALRQLDGVQTTLSIADGVRRGTSSLFEGNPKWQTISRNTTNRSQAFAIFQGDRPDLADRTCAVTPLVAYLTDHKAGTLTRVMDAVEAFSATHDTPKRAFQLAAGNAGIEAVTNIVVKKSFWTMHFVLYGAVILLCLLTFRSWRATLVAIIPLMLTSILCEALMVWLHIGIKVAVLPVIAVGVGVGVDYALYLLSIQLDLQRQGASLRDAYRGSLDFTGKIVGLVGVTMAAGVVTWVWSPIKFQADMGILLTFMFLWNMIGALMLIPALSHFLLPRVSAKGVSQSDAPVVDDTRRTDITGALRSVTNE, via the coding sequence ATGGCAATGTCCCCCCGGGTCGCGGATCTTCCGGTCATTACGGACCCGGCACAATTTGATCGCAACAGCGGGTCATGGCTCGAACGCTTCATTTTCAACCATCGGGCCTTGATGGTGCTGGTCTGCGTGGTCATGACCACATTCCTCGGTTGGCATGCGACGCGCCTGCCGGTCAACGCGAGCTTCGAGAAGATGATTCCGAGCTCGCACCCCTACATCAAGCATTACTTCGAGAATCGGGACACGCTGCGCGGTATGGGTAACTCCTTGCGTATCGTGCTTGAGACCACCGACGGCGACATCTTCGACAAGGCCTACCTGGAGCGCCTTCAAAAGATCAACGATACGGTTTTCCTGATGCCGGGAGTTGATCGCGCGTGGATGCGCAGCCTCTGGACGACGAGTTTGCGCTGGACCGAGATCACCGAGGAGGGCTACCGAGGTGGTCCTGTCATGCCTGATCGGTGGGACGGTAGTCCTGCCGCAATACGTCAGCTTCAGGCGAATATCGCAAGGGCGGGCATCATCGGCAGCTTCGTCGCCGACGATCTGAAGTCGTCCATGATCGTGGTGCCGCTGATCGAGAAAGATCCGGAAAGCGGAAAACCCCTGGACTACGCGGCATTCTCCCGTCAATTGGAGAAGCAGATTCGCGCTCAGGAGGGCGGGCCGTATCGCATTCACATTGTCGGATTCGCCAAGTTGGTCGGGGATCTGATCGACGGCCTCTACGCGGTAATGGCGTATTTCGCGGTGTCCATTCTGATTGCCGCCGTGTTCGTGTTCCTGTACACGCGGTGCTGGCGCAGTACCTTGCTGTTGGTGGCGAGCGCGGCGCTGGGCGTGGTTTGGCTGCTCGGCATCATGCAGCTCTTTGGCTTCGTGCTGGATCCGTATTCGATTCTGGTGCCTTTTCTCATCTTCGCCATCGGCCTGTCCCATGGCGCACAGAAGATGAACGGCATCATGCAGGACGTCGGACGCGGTACTCACAAGTATGTGGCTGCGCGCTACACCTTCCGACGTTTGTTCATGGCCGGACTGACGGCACTCCTCACGAATATCGTCGGTTTTGCCGTCCTGATGATCATCGATATTCCGGTGATTCGCGATATGGCGCTGACGACCAGTATCGGTGTCACTGTCCTGATTTTCACCAAGCTGGTTCTGATACCGGTGCTGTTGTCCTATACCGGTGTGAGCGAGCGGGCCGCGCGCCGCAGTATCCGGGTCGACGCATCCGTTGGCGGCGGCGCGGCGGCGTGGATTCGCCATCGCCTGGTCGGTCTGACCGAGCGCCGCAATGCCATCATCATGATCGCGATCGCTGTAGCGCTGGCGGGCACGGCATTGTCGGTGCGCAAACATATCGCCATCGGTGATCTGAGTCCGGGGGCGCCCGAGCTACGTGCGGAATCGCGTTACAACCGCGACTCTGCATTCCTGACGGCTCACTACGGGCTGGCGAACGACCAATTTGTGGTCATGATGAAGACGCCGCCGGGCGAGTGCTTTGCTTACGACAACGTAGTGGAGATCGATCGTCTGGGGGCCGCACTGCGCCAACTCGACGGGGTTCAGACCACCTTGTCGATTGCGGATGGCGTTCGGCGTGGCACCTCGAGCCTGTTCGAGGGCAACCCGAAATGGCAGACGATCTCGCGCAATACGACGAATCGCTCACAAGCGTTCGCCATCTTTCAGGGAGACCGTCCCGATCTGGCCGACCGGACTTGTGCGGTGACGCCCCTTGTCGCCTATCTGACCGATCACAAGGCAGGCACATTAACCCGGGTCATGGACGCCGTGGAAGCATTCTCCGCGACTCACGACACCCCCAAGCGCGCGTTTCAACTGGCCGCGGGTAACGCCGGCATTGAGGCGGTCACCAATATTGTGGTGAAGAAGAGCTTCTGGACGATGCACTTCGTGCTGTACGGCGCTGTGATCCTGCTATGTCTGCTGACCTTCCGCAGTTGGCGTGCAACGCTCGTCGCCATCATTCCATTGATGCTGACCTCGATTCTGTGCGAGGCGCTGATGGTGTGGCTGCACATCGGTATCAAGGTGGCTGTCCTGCCGGTGATTGCGGTCGGCGTAGGCGTAGGCGTGGACTATGCGCTGTACTTGTTGAGTATCCAACTGGACTTGCAGCGTCAGGGAGCCTCGTTGCGCGACGCCTATCGTGGCTCGCTCGACTTCACCGGGAAGATTGTCGGACTGGTAGGCGTGACCATGGCTGCCGGGGTGGTGACTTGGGTCTGGTCTCCCATCAAGTTCCAGGCCGACATGGGCATTTTGCTCACCTTCATGTTCCTGTGGAACATGATCGGCGCGCTCATGCTGATTCCCGCACTCTCACACTTCCTGCTGCCGAGGGTTTCCGCCAAGGGGGTATCGCAATCCGATGCCCCCGTCGTGGATGACACACGCCGGACGGATATCACAGGTGCGTTGCGCTCCGTTACCAACGAATGA
- a CDS encoding WD40/YVTN/BNR-like repeat-containing protein, with protein sequence MQKQVLAVLAAFMIGAPAWAVSDAARDSLDVPASATRLTTTTQVNGVAHAGKRLVAVGIRGLIVTSDDNGATWVQRAAPVSSDLLAVQFVSPTKGWAVGHDGVILHSEDGGESWIKQFDGRQAGEMFIRHFQQLADAGDANAQRLLGEMKLNYESGPEQGLLDLWFADERNGIVCGSFGTLLATTDGGKTWQSWVERLDYGTLLHLNAIHGVGQDIFIASEKGLVFRLDRDKGKFIAVETGYMGSFFSLASVGKQIIASGLRGTAYRSSDAGRSWQKLETGQGSSITGAVGIGAARVLMVSQNGNLLVSDDAGEHFRSIRVPRPGVLTAVTQVDAHTAVVAGLSGVQQVPLK encoded by the coding sequence GTGCAAAAGCAGGTTTTGGCAGTCTTGGCTGCTTTCATGATCGGCGCGCCCGCTTGGGCGGTGAGTGACGCAGCGCGTGACTCGCTGGATGTGCCCGCGTCAGCGACTCGCCTGACCACGACCACTCAGGTCAATGGTGTCGCCCACGCGGGCAAGCGGTTGGTCGCCGTGGGTATTCGGGGCCTGATCGTCACGTCTGACGATAACGGTGCGACGTGGGTACAGCGTGCGGCACCCGTATCGTCGGATCTGCTTGCGGTGCAGTTCGTCTCGCCTACGAAGGGTTGGGCGGTCGGTCACGACGGCGTAATTCTTCACAGTGAGGACGGTGGCGAATCCTGGATCAAACAGTTCGATGGTCGCCAGGCTGGGGAGATGTTCATCCGCCATTTCCAGCAATTGGCCGATGCGGGCGACGCCAACGCTCAACGCTTGCTCGGTGAAATGAAGCTGAACTACGAGAGTGGGCCCGAACAGGGGTTGCTCGACTTGTGGTTTGCCGATGAACGTAACGGCATTGTGTGCGGCTCGTTCGGCACGCTTCTGGCGACCACCGATGGTGGCAAGACCTGGCAGTCCTGGGTTGAGCGTCTGGATTACGGCACTTTGCTGCACTTGAATGCGATTCATGGCGTTGGCCAGGACATTTTCATCGCCTCGGAAAAGGGCCTGGTATTCCGTCTCGATCGCGATAAGGGCAAGTTCATCGCTGTCGAGACTGGCTACATGGGCAGTTTCTTCAGCTTGGCGTCGGTGGGCAAACAGATCATCGCTTCGGGACTACGCGGCACGGCATATCGCTCAAGCGATGCAGGCCGAAGCTGGCAAAAGCTCGAAACCGGGCAGGGCTCCTCGATTACGGGGGCCGTTGGTATCGGCGCGGCGAGAGTGTTGATGGTCAGTCAGAACGGCAATCTTTTGGTATCGGACGACGCGGGCGAGCATTTTCGATCGATTCGGGTGCCACGGCCGGGCGTGTTGACCGCCGTGACCCAGGTCGATGCGCATACCGCCGTCGTCGCCGGCTTAAGTGGCGTGCAACAAGTACCACTGAAGTAG
- a CDS encoding DUF1329 domain-containing protein, which produces MHYWRHCIAIASGILIGGHVMATPTPEEAKQLGTTLTPVGAEKAGNKDGTIPAWDGGICTPPAGYKPKMGAAAGGAPYVDPFANEKPLYRITAANLSQYADKVDAGTKELFKRYPNTYVMDVYPSHRTACMPKWVYENTAKRIMNPKLIGSAPGITGAHAQIPFPIPKNGYEVMWNMVLKWEPTNFRFGLDAGLMDASGTFTRASYQIADTQNLYWDNTLTTVPEDRPYRNLLAWSKEPASQAGLAQLRTTYLRQDLHEDVAWSYVPGQRRVRRAPEFTYDTVSTTSGGLLIFDEINGWDGRMDKYDFKLVGKKEVYLPYNNYKALAAPIEEAMAKDHENPAVMRWELHRVWMVEGTLKPGERHIQQKKVFLIDEDSWMSPVYYALDHSGKVHHLMHLPLIQEYEKPGPRTLGFILYDMSRGIYGFQTKPQGRPDQYGVITIDKFPQNRFLPDALAGAGVR; this is translated from the coding sequence ATGCATTACTGGAGGCATTGCATTGCCATCGCCAGCGGAATTCTCATCGGCGGGCATGTCATGGCAACCCCGACGCCTGAAGAGGCGAAGCAATTGGGGACCACGCTGACGCCGGTGGGCGCTGAGAAGGCCGGCAACAAGGACGGAACGATTCCCGCCTGGGACGGTGGGATCTGTACGCCGCCTGCCGGGTACAAGCCGAAGATGGGCGCGGCCGCCGGCGGTGCACCATACGTCGATCCGTTCGCCAATGAGAAGCCGCTGTACCGCATCACTGCCGCCAATCTCAGTCAATACGCCGACAAGGTGGATGCGGGTACGAAGGAGCTGTTCAAGCGCTATCCGAACACCTATGTCATGGACGTGTACCCTTCGCATCGCACGGCGTGCATGCCGAAGTGGGTCTACGAGAACACGGCCAAGCGGATCATGAATCCGAAGCTGATCGGCTCGGCGCCGGGTATCACCGGCGCACACGCGCAGATTCCGTTTCCCATTCCCAAGAATGGCTATGAGGTGATGTGGAACATGGTGCTCAAGTGGGAGCCGACCAATTTCCGCTTCGGTCTCGATGCCGGGTTGATGGACGCCTCGGGCACTTTCACGCGCGCGTCCTACCAGATCGCCGATACCCAAAATCTCTATTGGGACAACACCCTGACAACGGTGCCCGAAGACCGCCCGTATCGCAATCTGCTTGCCTGGAGCAAGGAGCCGGCTTCGCAAGCCGGGCTGGCACAGTTGCGCACGACCTACCTGCGTCAGGATCTGCATGAAGACGTGGCCTGGAGCTACGTTCCGGGGCAGCGCCGTGTCAGACGTGCGCCGGAATTCACATACGACACGGTCTCGACGACCTCGGGTGGCCTGCTGATCTTCGACGAGATCAACGGTTGGGACGGCCGAATGGACAAGTATGACTTCAAGCTGGTTGGCAAGAAGGAAGTCTACCTGCCATACAACAACTACAAAGCGCTTGCGGCACCGATCGAGGAGGCCATGGCCAAGGACCACGAGAATCCTGCGGTCATGCGCTGGGAGCTGCACCGCGTGTGGATGGTGGAGGGTACGCTCAAGCCGGGCGAGCGCCATATTCAGCAGAAGAAGGTCTTCCTGATCGACGAGGACAGCTGGATGTCGCCCGTGTACTACGCGCTCGACCATTCCGGCAAAGTTCACCACCTGATGCACTTGCCGCTGATCCAGGAGTATGAAAAGCCAGGTCCCCGTACGCTGGGTTTCATCTTGTATGACATGAGCCGCGGGATTTATGGCTTCCAGACGAAACCGCAGGGGCGACCGGATCAGTACGGCGTGATAACGATCGACAAGTTCCCTCAGAACCGCTTTCTCCCAGACGCGTTGGCGGGCGCCGGGGTGCGTTGA
- a CDS encoding thiolase family protein translates to MPVLERQAVISGIGQSAAGRRLGRTGLDLTLDAVLAAIADAGLDHREIDGISSWPGYRVDAPDFSPVTISEIKEALGLRLNWYNAGIEATQMAGVINACMAVASGQARHVLCFRTVTETSAMSQQGGRPSLIGTGGERVRGFAEYMAPFLAPSGANWVGLIASRYFHEFGARREQLAQIAINARRNAGLNPAAIYRDPLTLDAYMQARMISTPLCLYDCDIPIDGSIAVIVSHASTARDLKSKPIRVEAMSGALHTRDSWDQLDDLTRFSAEGCGKQLWARTDLKPHDVDMAQLYDGFSFLTWLWLEGLGFCQRGEAPDFVGDGSRIALDGELPMSTGGGQLSAGRLHGMIHVVEAVTQLRGQGGARQIPGDPRVAVVSNGGGPIAGAMLLTSD, encoded by the coding sequence ATGCCAGTACTGGAACGACAGGCGGTCATCTCCGGGATAGGCCAGTCGGCGGCGGGCCGCCGACTGGGGCGCACCGGTCTCGACCTGACTCTGGATGCGGTGCTCGCCGCGATCGCCGACGCCGGGCTCGATCACCGCGAGATCGACGGGATCTCGAGTTGGCCCGGCTATCGGGTCGACGCCCCGGACTTTTCGCCGGTGACGATCAGCGAGATCAAGGAGGCATTGGGCCTGCGCCTGAACTGGTATAACGCCGGCATTGAAGCCACCCAGATGGCCGGCGTGATCAACGCTTGCATGGCCGTTGCAAGCGGGCAGGCGCGCCATGTCTTGTGTTTTCGCACGGTCACGGAAACGTCGGCCATGTCGCAGCAGGGCGGTCGGCCCAGCCTCATCGGCACCGGGGGCGAGCGAGTGCGTGGTTTCGCAGAGTACATGGCGCCGTTTCTCGCGCCTTCGGGCGCGAATTGGGTTGGGCTTATCGCGAGCCGGTATTTTCACGAATTCGGCGCGCGTCGCGAGCAGTTGGCGCAGATCGCCATCAATGCGCGGCGCAACGCCGGATTGAATCCGGCCGCCATCTATCGCGATCCATTGACGCTGGACGCCTACATGCAGGCGCGCATGATTTCCACGCCGCTTTGCCTGTACGACTGCGACATTCCGATCGATGGTTCGATTGCCGTGATTGTTTCTCACGCGAGCACGGCACGCGACCTCAAATCGAAGCCGATACGTGTGGAGGCCATGTCCGGTGCCTTGCACACGCGAGACTCGTGGGATCAGTTGGATGACCTCACACGGTTTTCCGCAGAGGGTTGCGGCAAACAACTGTGGGCGCGCACCGACCTCAAGCCGCACGATGTCGATATGGCGCAGCTCTACGACGGTTTCAGTTTCCTCACCTGGCTGTGGTTGGAAGGATTGGGGTTCTGCCAACGCGGCGAGGCGCCCGATTTCGTCGGCGATGGTTCCCGGATCGCACTTGACGGCGAGTTGCCGATGTCCACCGGTGGTGGGCAACTCTCGGCCGGCCGTCTGCACGGCATGATCCATGTCGTCGAGGCCGTCACGCAATTGCGGGGGCAGGGCGGCGCTCGTCAGATCCCGGGAGACCCACGCGTGGCAGTGGTTTCCAACGGCGGCGGTCCGATCGCCGGGGCCATGCTACTCACATCGGATTGA
- a CDS encoding amidohydrolase family protein, protein MEMNDMILISVDDHVIEPPDLFKKHLPAKYMAHAPKMVPLRDNPGATEDTWEYEGRRTPNFGLNAVVGRPPEEYGMEPASYSQIRKGTWSLKERLDDMDVSGVLASICFPTFPTFAGSLFLNPKDPEATNAVISAYNDWHIDEWCGGAPGRFIPLAILPCHDINAAVAEAKRVAAKGCRTISFYDSPTAKGLPSIHTDYWDPLWRVLEDNRIVISIHIGSGASAPPVSNDSPIDTWITSFPMYIANATTDWLFSPVFQKFPNLKLSLSEGGIGWIPYLLERADFTYKHHKAWTNANFNGMLPSDLFKRNFITCFIDDAFGLANTRFMNTDMIAWEADYPHSDALWPNAPEGLWPSIKHLPKETIDKITHLNTMREFRFDPFEFAPREACTVGALRARSTHVDTRPVANMGGHNPSNREGRPVTAGEVMKLFA, encoded by the coding sequence ATGGAAATGAACGACATGATCCTGATCAGCGTGGACGACCATGTGATCGAGCCGCCGGATCTGTTCAAAAAACACCTGCCGGCCAAGTACATGGCACACGCGCCGAAGATGGTGCCGCTGCGGGACAACCCCGGCGCCACGGAAGACACGTGGGAATACGAAGGTCGCCGAACCCCGAACTTTGGCCTGAACGCCGTCGTCGGGCGCCCTCCCGAAGAGTACGGCATGGAGCCGGCCTCCTATAGCCAGATCCGCAAGGGTACCTGGTCGCTCAAGGAGCGTTTGGATGACATGGATGTGAGCGGCGTGTTGGCGTCGATTTGCTTCCCCACGTTTCCGACGTTTGCCGGCAGTCTGTTCCTCAATCCGAAAGATCCCGAGGCGACCAATGCGGTGATCAGCGCCTATAACGATTGGCACATCGACGAGTGGTGCGGTGGCGCGCCGGGGCGTTTCATTCCGCTGGCCATCTTGCCGTGCCATGACATCAACGCTGCAGTGGCGGAAGCCAAGCGTGTGGCCGCCAAGGGGTGCCGTACCATCAGCTTCTACGACAGCCCGACGGCCAAGGGGTTGCCGAGCATTCACACGGACTATTGGGATCCGCTGTGGCGGGTGTTGGAAGACAACCGCATTGTCATCAGTATTCATATCGGCTCGGGCGCCAGCGCACCTCCCGTTTCCAACGACTCGCCGATCGACACCTGGATCACGTCGTTCCCGATGTATATCGCCAACGCGACGACCGACTGGTTGTTCTCGCCGGTGTTCCAGAAATTCCCGAATTTGAAGCTCTCGCTCTCGGAAGGTGGGATTGGCTGGATTCCGTACCTGCTCGAGCGTGCGGACTTCACCTACAAGCATCACAAGGCGTGGACCAACGCCAACTTCAACGGCATGCTGCCGAGCGACCTGTTCAAGCGCAACTTCATCACTTGTTTCATTGACGACGCGTTTGGCCTGGCCAACACGCGCTTCATGAACACGGACATGATTGCCTGGGAGGCTGACTATCCGCACTCCGACGCGCTCTGGCCCAATGCTCCCGAAGGTCTGTGGCCGTCGATCAAGCATCTGCCCAAGGAGACGATCGACAAGATCACGCACTTGAACACGATGCGCGAATTCCGTTTCGATCCGTTTGAATTCGCACCGCGCGAGGCATGCACGGTGGGGGCGCTGCGTGCCCGTTCCACGCACGTCGATACGCGCCCGGTGGCCAATATGGGTGGGCACAATCCCTCGAACCGCGAAGGCCGTCCGGTCACCGCGGGTGAAGTCATGAAGCTGTTTGCCTGA
- a CDS encoding FAS1-like dehydratase domain-containing protein codes for MAIDYASLMGRRFPVETRCYGPAQTSRVAVGFGAGMPGELRIGDTSFLGGIEVLPMMALALADGQFWQKSPDTGIDWQRIVHAEESLTMHRPLPTSGELRLTQKIDSIHDRGVGKGAVMRQIQTLANIQGQSLATITVTTLLKGDGGFGGEPPSGERVRVPDDRAPDATLAIRTPPNDERAIFRLDTSLAVAAGLPRGKAMMRGLGCFGLAGRGVMHLVCGNRPARLRHLALRYVGPMLTDETMWLELWHTGEDSAVFRMSSRERSALVVDGGRVEFLAAEAMMMEDKADAIPAPALG; via the coding sequence ATGGCGATTGATTACGCGTCTTTGATGGGACGCCGGTTCCCTGTCGAAACGCGGTGTTACGGGCCGGCCCAGACCAGCCGGGTTGCAGTGGGCTTCGGTGCCGGTATGCCGGGGGAGTTGCGCATTGGCGACACCTCCTTTCTTGGCGGCATCGAGGTTCTGCCGATGATGGCATTGGCCCTTGCAGACGGCCAGTTCTGGCAAAAGTCGCCCGATACCGGTATCGACTGGCAACGCATCGTTCATGCCGAAGAGTCATTGACGATGCACCGACCACTGCCGACATCCGGAGAACTCAGGCTCACGCAGAAAATCGACAGCATTCACGATCGAGGCGTCGGCAAGGGGGCTGTGATGCGGCAGATCCAGACACTTGCGAACATTCAGGGTCAGTCGCTGGCGACCATCACGGTGACGACCTTGCTCAAGGGCGACGGCGGGTTTGGCGGCGAGCCGCCAAGTGGCGAGAGAGTCAGAGTGCCAGATGATCGAGCACCCGATGCCACCTTGGCAATACGCACCCCGCCGAACGACGAGCGAGCCATATTCCGGCTCGATACCAGTCTGGCGGTGGCCGCCGGTCTGCCGCGAGGCAAAGCCATGATGCGCGGCCTGGGCTGCTTCGGTCTGGCGGGTCGGGGTGTGATGCACCTCGTGTGCGGTAATCGACCCGCGCGATTGCGTCACTTGGCGTTGCGGTATGTGGGACCGATGCTTACAGACGAGACGATGTGGCTCGAGCTTTGGCATACGGGTGAGGACAGTGCGGTGTTTCGTATGAGCTCGCGAGAACGCAGTGCATTGGTGGTCGATGGCGGTCGGGTCGAATTCCTGGCGGCCGAAGCTATGATGATGGAAGACAAGGCTGATGCGATTCCTGCCCCTGCCTTGGGCTAA
- a CDS encoding enoyl-CoA hydratase, with product MTYQDITYEMIGPVLRICHNRPKMANAESENLLAEIDDALERARRDDNVRVLILGGVGKHFSAGHDLVEGMAKRGQYTPEESWLWESEHYLGNALRIWDFPKPTIAQVQGACVAGGFMVANMCDLMVAADDAFFSDPVVHSLAAASVEALLHPWVLGMRKAKEFLYTGQRLNASEAKEWGMVNHVVPRAELEDFTLQLAERIAQAPPIGLRLMKRSLNRSYDIMGFRNSLMAHFDTHILSTETAEHHKLRSGGMDASMNTAKKVRQD from the coding sequence ATGACGTATCAAGACATTACTTATGAAATGATCGGGCCGGTCCTGCGGATTTGCCACAATCGCCCGAAGATGGCCAACGCGGAGTCGGAGAACCTGTTGGCGGAAATCGATGACGCCCTCGAACGCGCCAGGCGCGACGACAACGTTCGCGTGCTGATTCTGGGCGGTGTCGGCAAGCATTTCTCGGCCGGCCATGATCTGGTGGAGGGCATGGCCAAGCGAGGTCAGTACACCCCGGAGGAGAGTTGGCTCTGGGAGAGCGAGCATTACCTTGGCAATGCGCTGCGTATTTGGGATTTTCCGAAGCCGACCATCGCACAAGTGCAGGGCGCCTGTGTGGCAGGCGGATTCATGGTGGCGAACATGTGCGATTTGATGGTGGCTGCCGACGATGCATTCTTCAGCGATCCGGTAGTGCACAGCCTGGCCGCCGCTTCTGTCGAGGCGCTGTTGCACCCGTGGGTGTTGGGCATGCGCAAGGCCAAGGAGTTTCTCTATACCGGGCAACGCTTGAACGCGAGCGAGGCCAAGGAGTGGGGAATGGTCAATCACGTCGTTCCCCGCGCGGAGCTTGAGGACTTTACCTTGCAGCTGGCCGAGCGCATCGCGCAGGCGCCACCGATCGGCCTTCGCCTGATGAAGCGTTCGCTCAATCGCTCTTACGACATCATGGGGTTCCGTAACTCGCTGATGGCCCACTTCGACACTCACATTCTCTCGACCGAGACAGCCGAACATCACAAGCTGCGCTCGGGCGGCATGGACGCGTCGATGAATACGGCCAAGAAGGTAAGGCAGGATTGA